The Rickettsiales bacterium genome includes a window with the following:
- a CDS encoding lytic transglycosylase domain-containing protein gives MIRLLLLFWLLSYSAIAVDHSDFIKSIDNKKWAEAKKNNPKLETLVTWLELYNENNPSFYQLRDFIKKHPNWPKIYILRQKIEESDFTSVKDVDALAWFNANPPITNNGKKKYITLLSDGKKKTRYIKEVWKEAVFSQKDEKQFLKLYGNVLVKTDHIARLDYMLFNKNPDQAKRLLHYVSKEALPLYKARISIQKGDNYTIKKYKDSQKYPGILYDIARFYNNKNDENSLIQILKSSSKIRTPYQRYFWTMKTRVIRDLIIDSDYNSAYLFASSHGNISSSEYSDAEWLSGWIALRFLNKPKLAITHFNNMYKKVKRPISVSRAAYWLARSYEKLQDNANSNYWYEVAAKYYTSFYGQLAVCKINDCQVNIPDDPEPTPADKEHFKNNILVNAALVLHESKKYNNLVQSFITKAIDNSRSLAEIALITKLGFELNHHHLSVEAAKHASYRDIHIIHSNYPILESVYKEHRLDPALVMSLIRQESVFNHRAVSSAGAMGLMQLMPFVAKEAAADLKIKYRKDKLLSDPHFNTQLGTAHLNKLTTCYNPSYILSIAAYNAGDKAVQRWLDNNGDPRLMEDKLEDIIDWMERISFHETRNYVQRVLEGKSIYHLLMDKNKTKLSIMSDLTYGSGEDCPVN, from the coding sequence GGGCGGAAGCTAAAAAAAACAACCCTAAACTAGAAACTTTAGTTACTTGGCTAGAGTTATATAATGAAAATAATCCAAGTTTTTATCAGTTAAGAGATTTTATCAAAAAACATCCTAATTGGCCAAAAATTTATATCCTAAGGCAAAAGATTGAAGAAAGTGATTTTACATCTGTTAAAGATGTTGATGCTTTAGCATGGTTTAATGCTAATCCTCCAATAACAAATAACGGTAAGAAGAAATATATAACCTTATTATCAGATGGCAAGAAAAAAACTAGATATATAAAAGAAGTATGGAAAGAAGCTGTTTTTAGTCAGAAAGACGAAAAGCAGTTTTTAAAGTTATATGGTAATGTTCTTGTTAAGACAGATCACATTGCTAGATTAGACTATATGCTTTTTAACAAAAATCCAGATCAAGCAAAAAGATTGTTACATTATGTTTCAAAGGAAGCTCTTCCACTATATAAAGCAAGAATTAGTATTCAAAAGGGTGATAATTATACAATAAAAAAATATAAAGACTCGCAAAAATATCCTGGCATTTTATACGATATAGCTAGGTTTTATAATAATAAGAATGATGAAAATAGCCTAATTCAGATTCTTAAATCGTCCTCTAAAATTCGTACTCCTTATCAAAGATATTTTTGGACTATGAAAACTAGAGTTATTAGAGATTTAATCATAGACTCTGATTACAATTCTGCTTATTTATTTGCAAGTTCACATGGAAATATCAGTAGTTCAGAATATAGCGATGCGGAATGGCTCTCTGGTTGGATAGCGCTTAGATTTTTAAATAAGCCAAAGCTTGCAATAACTCATTTTAATAACATGTATAAGAAGGTTAAGCGTCCTATCAGTGTATCAAGGGCAGCTTATTGGTTAGCAAGAAGCTATGAAAAACTGCAGGATAATGCTAATAGTAATTACTGGTATGAAGTGGCAGCTAAATATTATACTAGTTTTTATGGTCAGTTGGCGGTTTGTAAGATAAATGATTGTCAGGTTAATATCCCTGATGATCCTGAGCCAACTCCTGCAGATAAAGAACATTTTAAAAATAATATATTAGTGAATGCAGCTTTGGTGTTACATGAGAGTAAGAAATATAATAATTTGGTACAGTCATTCATAACTAAAGCTATAGATAATAGCAGAAGTTTAGCTGAAATTGCTTTAATTACTAAATTAGGGTTTGAGCTTAATCATCATCATTTATCTGTTGAAGCGGCTAAGCATGCCAGTTATAGAGATATTCATATAATACATAGTAATTATCCTATTTTAGAATCTGTTTATAAAGAACATAGGTTGGATCCAGCTTTAGTTATGTCTTTAATTCGTCAAGAAAGCGTTTTTAACCACAGAGCTGTAAGTAGTGCTGGAGCAATGGGGTTGATGCAGTTAATGCCTTTTGTAGCAAAAGAAGCTGCAGCAGACTTAAAAATAAAATATAGAAAAGATAAACTGCTTTCAGACCCTCACTTTAATACCCAATTAGGAACTGCTCATCTAAACAAACTAACAACATGTTATAATCCATCTTATATATTAAGCATAGCAGCTTATAATGCAGGAGATAAGGCTGTGCAGAGATGGCTTGACAACAATGGCGATCCAAGGTTAATGGAGGATAAGCTTGAAGATATTATTGATTGGATGGAGAGGATTAGCTTCCACGAAACTCGTAATTACGTGCAGAGGGTATTAGAAGGAAAATCTATCTATCATTTATTGATGGATAAAAATAAAACAAAACTTTCCATTATGTCTGATTTAACTTATGGATCTGGAGAAGATTGCCCAGTTAATTAA